Proteins from one Microbacterium proteolyticum genomic window:
- a CDS encoding DUF6507 family protein has translation MAHDALCVPRQIDHVFYHGRGRRRRWTMTGWRVSPEGVQQVLTGVDAAATSIATALTGLSDQLSAAVAGTRSAEVAEAMQAFVEAQTADLTLIEQRIPSARQAVIDATNAVTAGDLEMATTTQALAASAWTPDAGAFVRHGGSVPY, from the coding sequence ATGGCTCACGATGCGCTGTGCGTCCCTCGACAGATCGACCACGTTTTCTATCATGGTCGAGGGCGAAGGCGGAGGTGGACGATGACAGGATGGCGTGTGTCCCCGGAAGGGGTGCAGCAGGTGCTCACGGGAGTCGACGCAGCAGCGACATCGATCGCGACGGCTCTCACGGGACTCTCGGACCAGCTGTCGGCGGCTGTCGCCGGCACTCGCTCAGCTGAGGTCGCCGAGGCGATGCAGGCGTTCGTCGAAGCTCAGACGGCCGATCTGACTCTCATCGAGCAGCGCATCCCGAGCGCTCGGCAGGCCGTCATCGACGCCACCAACGCGGTCACGGCGGGAGACCTCGAGATGGCGACGACGACGCAGGCGCTCGCCGCGTCGGCCTGGACTCCGGATGCCGGGGCCTTCGTGCGCCACGGCGGATCGGTGCCGTACTGA
- a CDS encoding DUF6177 family protein, whose translation MSHALIDEVVGGIAVSESRAPLLPLTATRSDLLRRAGMARHPLVFLTGDGTRLTEPMRAALTATRVPWVVRTTGGLRDGLTWRPLDDLAAAFDSTSAAPHPDALQLEQPTTLQLVASVSVRHRADASTRLGAALEILGRSAEAAPGAWGPNEPAEYAWDRDALTAFARTRMPSDTRLIAIGDSARPVVATLTARRTARGVEEVTEALVSLGSLDDSATDARADAAVEALDELAVAPWPLMAALFTRPGRADLTTSAFVAPTARPLALLIGAPAVRDLALDPATWGRRFNARIAGRPRTPALVIPLRRSGEPAEIAWNRLVEITETLGVERVAELTGYRLDIDEWRSR comes from the coding sequence GTGAGCCATGCCCTCATCGACGAGGTCGTCGGGGGGATCGCGGTATCGGAGAGCCGAGCACCGCTGCTCCCCCTGACGGCGACGCGCAGCGACCTGCTTCGGCGGGCGGGGATGGCGCGGCATCCGCTCGTCTTCCTCACCGGTGACGGCACGCGCCTGACCGAACCGATGCGCGCGGCCCTCACGGCCACCCGCGTGCCCTGGGTCGTACGCACCACCGGCGGGCTGCGCGACGGACTCACGTGGCGTCCCCTCGACGACCTCGCGGCCGCGTTCGACAGCACTTCCGCCGCCCCGCACCCCGACGCCCTCCAACTCGAGCAGCCCACCACGCTGCAGTTGGTCGCGTCGGTCTCGGTCCGTCATCGGGCGGATGCCTCGACCCGCCTGGGCGCTGCGCTCGAAATCCTGGGCCGCTCGGCCGAGGCCGCTCCTGGCGCGTGGGGCCCGAACGAACCGGCCGAGTACGCCTGGGACCGCGATGCCCTCACCGCTTTCGCGAGAACCCGGATGCCGAGCGACACCCGCCTCATCGCAATCGGGGATTCCGCGCGCCCCGTGGTCGCGACGCTTACCGCCCGCCGCACGGCGCGCGGGGTCGAGGAGGTGACCGAGGCGCTCGTCTCGCTCGGCAGCCTGGACGACTCGGCTACCGATGCGCGCGCCGACGCCGCGGTGGAGGCTCTCGACGAACTCGCCGTCGCCCCCTGGCCCCTCATGGCGGCGCTCTTCACGCGCCCTGGTCGTGCCGACCTGACGACCTCGGCGTTCGTCGCCCCGACGGCGAGACCGCTCGCGCTGTTGATCGGGGCTCCCGCGGTGCGCGACCTCGCGCTCGACCCGGCGACCTGGGGTCGGCGATTCAACGCCCGCATCGCCGGCCGACCGCGCACGCCGGCGCTCGTGATCCCGCTGCGACGGTCGGGAGAGCCGGCTGAGATCGCGTGGAACCGGCTCGTCGAGATCACCGAGACCCTCGGGGTCGAGCGCGTCGCGGAACTGACGGGGTACCGCCTCGATATCGACGAGTGGCGGAGCCGCTGA
- a CDS encoding tetratricopeptide repeat protein, with translation MPEVEPLERARLYLQAGRPIEARTQLQAILAESPTDARAHLLSARAEILIGDPPSAEAHARAATADPDVRAVAFGVLSEIVGLDPLRKAEAVDLASAAVRADPADWQLRGILGRSLARTGDLGNAWAQAEEGVRLAPNDPSSRARALVDLARVPLADRRGGQRMRAIMRDAAALDPTDPEVVSMLAVAQLHAGRRREAIATSLGVLRSSPTDRFPVVVARVAMHAIVARFSLVLLGVGLLAPVAAGLVARGTVSGTPARVGGAVGLTAIAVAVTLMVRSLTRAIDRRRLWTLVRRQAGFWVGVAAVAIAVVIYAVGLIFGVFLLPLPLLAFLVVVLIYRWSSPR, from the coding sequence GTGCCCGAGGTCGAGCCGCTCGAGCGGGCACGGCTCTATCTGCAGGCGGGCCGACCGATCGAGGCCCGGACGCAGCTCCAGGCGATCCTCGCGGAGTCGCCGACCGATGCGCGGGCGCACCTGCTCTCCGCTCGGGCGGAGATCCTGATCGGAGATCCCCCCTCCGCCGAGGCGCATGCGCGTGCGGCGACCGCCGACCCTGACGTGCGGGCGGTGGCGTTCGGCGTCCTCTCCGAAATCGTCGGCCTCGACCCCCTTCGCAAAGCTGAGGCCGTCGACCTTGCCTCCGCCGCCGTGCGCGCCGATCCCGCAGACTGGCAACTGCGCGGCATCCTGGGGAGATCGCTGGCTCGCACCGGCGACCTCGGCAACGCGTGGGCGCAGGCCGAGGAGGGGGTGCGACTCGCGCCAAATGATCCCTCCTCGCGCGCCCGGGCACTCGTCGATCTCGCGCGCGTTCCCCTCGCCGACCGTCGCGGAGGGCAGCGGATGCGCGCGATCATGAGAGATGCTGCGGCTCTCGACCCGACCGACCCCGAGGTCGTCTCAATGCTCGCCGTCGCGCAACTCCACGCCGGACGGCGGCGGGAGGCCATCGCGACGTCGCTCGGGGTGCTTCGATCCTCGCCGACCGACCGATTTCCGGTGGTCGTGGCACGCGTGGCGATGCATGCGATCGTCGCGCGGTTCTCGCTCGTCCTCCTGGGCGTGGGGTTGCTCGCGCCGGTCGCCGCGGGCCTCGTCGCCCGTGGCACCGTGTCGGGGACTCCCGCACGGGTGGGCGGGGCTGTGGGGCTCACGGCGATCGCCGTGGCGGTGACGCTGATGGTGCGCTCGCTCACGCGTGCGATCGATCGCCGTCGCTTGTGGACCCTGGTCCGCCGGCAGGCCGGATTCTGGGTCGGTGTCGCGGCAGTCGCGATCGCCGTTGTCATCTACGCCGTCGGCCTGATCTTCGGAGTCTTCCTGCTGCCCCTGCCCCTGCTGGCGTTCCTCGTCGTCGTGCTCATCTACCGCTGGTCTTCGCCGCGCTGA